The window CCGCTTCACCTCGCCGTTGCGGATGTACCAGATCTCGCCGCCCGCGCCGCGCAGCTTGGTGACCCGCAGGCCGACCTCCAGCACCGTGCCGGTGGCCACCCCGGTGTCGATCTCGTCGCCGACGCCGTACTGGTCCTCCATGATCATGAAGACCCCGGAGAGGAAGTCCGTGACCAGGTTGCGGGCGCCGAAACCGATCGCCACACCGGCCACACCGGCACTCGCCAGCAGCGGCGCCAGGTTCACGCCGAGCGCCGAGAGGACCATCAGCGCGGCCGTGCCCAGGATGCTGAACGACGCGACGCTGCGCAGCACCGAGCCGATCGCCTCGGAGCGCTGCTGCCGGCGCTCGGGGTTGACCACCCCGGTGTTGGCCAGCAGCCCGCCGAGCCGGCCGGGCTCCTCGTCGGCCTCGTTCGGCTTGATCATCCGCGCTATCAACTGGGTGATCAGCTTGCGCACCACGGCCCGCAGCACCAGCGCCAGCACGACGATGAAGACGATCCGCACCCCGCCGGCCAGCCAGTCCTGCCAGTGCGAGTCGAACCAGCCGGCCGCCTGCTTGGTGGTGTCGCTGACCTCCTGCGCGCTGGTCGGGATTCTGAGGTCGAACTGCGGCAGCTGCGGGGCCGTGGGGCTCGGGGACGGGCTCGGCGGCGTGGACGAGAGCGTCGTGGACGCGTCGGCGAGGAGACCGGCGGCACCGGACCTGAACACGTGCGGGGACCTTCCTGCAGGGGGCGTGGCACAGCCCGCCGACGCGGAAGCACACCCGGGGCCTGCGGACCGTCCGCCTTAGCCTATCCGCCGTCCGGCCGCGCCCCGGACACGCCGGGCGGCCGCCACCCGCCCGGCGGGAGCCGCTCCGGGGCGCGTGACCACGGTCCGGACGCCCCGTCAACGCCCCGGCACGCCCCGGGTCGGGCCCCCGGGCGACCCCCGCGCGGCCCCCGAACGGTGCCGGGACGGCCCGGGCGCCGTCCGGGCGGCACCCGGGTGGCCCGCTGCTCCGAGCGGGCGAAGGGTCCTCCGGGAGGGCACCCGGGTGCAACCCGTCCTTCGCCCGGGCATATCGGGTATGACAGAACCCACACCCGGAGTTCACATCCGCTCCGTTACACAGGAGTGGTGGCGCCGTACAAAGGCGTAAGGCGACACTGGGGGAGATCACGCACCCGTTGCGCGGTCGAACCGCTCGTCCCGGCGCGAGCCACGCGCCGCAGGCGTCCAAGGAGGCATCCGTGCCGCACGTCCTGGTCCTCAACGCGTCCTACGAGCCGCTCGGCGTCGTATCGATGCGCCGCGCACTCATCCTGGTCCTCAACCACAAGGCGGTCAGCCTGGAGGACTCGGGAGTCACTCTGCACAGCGCCACCAGCGCCCTTCCGGCGCCGTCCGTCGTCCGTCTGACCCGCTTCGTCCGGGTCCCGTTCTGCGGGCCGGTCCCGCTCACCCGCCGGGCGCTGTTCGCCCGTGACCACGGCCGCTGCGTCTACTGCGGGGCCGCCGCCACCAGCGTCGACCACGTCATCCCGCGCAGCCGGGGCGGCCAGCACCGGTGGGACAACGTGGTGGCAGCCTGCCGCCGCTGCAACCACACCAAGGCCGACCGCCACCTCACCGAACTCGGCTGGCGGATGAAGCGCCCGCCCGCCCCGCCCAGCGGCCTGGCCTGGCGCATCATCGGCACCGGGATCAAGGATCCGCGCTGGCGGCCCTACCTGGAGCCGTACGGCGGCGGCGACCAGCTGCACGCCCCGCAGTGGGCCGAGTACGAGCACCACGACCATACCGAGGCCGCGCACGCGCTGCCGCTCACCCGGGCGCACGGCGCCCACGCCGCCCCCGTCCGCCGCGGTGAGCAGGCCGAACCGCTCTCCGCCTGACCCCGCTCCACCAAGGGCTTGCCCGTCATATCTCCGGTACGCCTCATGGGCCGCCGCGCACCCCGTATCGGGGAGCGCGGCGGCCCGCCGTTCGAGGGCCCGTCACGGCGGGCGCGACCTCCGGGCCCGCCCGGCCCGGCACGGCCCCGCGCGGCGGGCTCCGCTACGGCTTCCGCGCGGCTACGGCTTCCGCGTGCCCACGGCTTCCGCGTGGGCTACGGCTTCTGCGAGGGCGATCCGGACGGCGTCACCGGTGCGGTGGTCGCGGGCGGGGCGGCCGGCACCGCGGGCGTGGCCGGTACCGCCGGGGTGCCCGGTGTCGTGGCCGGCTGCCCGGCCGTCGCCGGGTCGGTGACGGCGTACAGCTCCACGCCCCAGAGCGAGTAGCCGTACTTGGTCGCCCGGGCGACGCCCTGGACCCGCAGGAACTTCGCGTCCGGCGCGTCGAACCGCACCGTCTCGTTGCCGCCCTTGCCGTCGTCGACCGTCGCCACCGTCGTCCAGGAGACGCCGTCCGCCGAGGCCTGGATCTTGTACGAGGAGGCGTACGCGGCCTGCCAGTGCAGCACCGCCGAGCCCAGGTGGGCGGCCTTCGGCAGCTCCAGCTGGACCCAGGCGTCGTCCTTGGCGGGGGAGGACCAGCGGCTCTTCGGGTCGCCGTCGGCCACCGCCGAGGCGGGGAAGGCCGAGGTCTCGTCGGCCGAGGAGGCGGCCTTCGCGGTACCGGCGAGGTCCGGGCCGCCGGTCGGCGGCACCACGTGCACCTGCAGCACCTGCCGCACGGTGGTCGAGCCGGTCACGAACTGCACCGGCACCTGGTAGGTGCCGGACGGCGTCCCCGGCGCGGCGCTGATCAGCAGCGGCACGCCCACCCGGCCGCCGCGCGGCACGCTCACCCCGGAGGCCGGCGCCACGGTCAGGCCCTTGGCCACGGCCGGCACCTCGGTGCGCAGCTCGCCCACCGCGCCCTCCGGCCGGCCCGCCTCGATCATCGCGCGGGCCTGCACCGGCGCGGCCGCGCCGGTCACCACGTCCAGCGCGGCGTCGGCCAGGCTCAGCCGGGCGGCCGGGGCGTCCGCGTACCAGGGGATCACCTGGTTGACGACCGGCGGCTCCCCGCCGGGCTTCCAGGCCAGCCGGAAGGCGTCCGCGCTCTGGCCGCCGGCCGGCAGCTCGTTGTAGCCGGGCTGCACGGTGCCGATCTCCGCCCAGCTGCCGTCGGCGCGCCGCACCGAGACGGTGGCCGAGGCCCGCACGGTCGGGTCGGTGAGGACGGTCAGCCGGTCCAGCGGCCGGGCCGCGCCCAGCTCGACGGTGAGCGGCTCGTCGGCGGCGGTCGGCGCGGTGGCCGCCCGGTAGGCGGTGTCCGGGTTGCCGTCCAGCACGGCGCCGGCCGAGGCGCCGGGCAGCGCGGCCGGGCCGCCGGTGACACTGGCCGGGGCCTCGTCCGGCGCGGTCACGGTGAACTCGCGGACCGCGACGGCCGTCTTCTGGGCGGCGGTGGCCCGCAGCCGCACCCCGCGCACGACCGCCCCGCCGGGCAGCTGGGCGGTGACGCTCTTCTGGTTCCTCACCTGGGCGAGCTGCTTCCAGCCGCCCTCGCCGGTGGAGTACTCCAGCACCCCGTCGTGGATGTAGTCGTCCAGCGCGTTCTGGCCGTCCGGGCCGCTGCCCCAGGAGCCCATCAGCACGGTGACGCTGCCGACCGGGCGGCCGCCGCCGAGGTCGAGGCCCACCGAGTCGCCGGGCTGCGGCGGCGCCGAGCTCCAGTAGAAGGTGTCGGCCACGCCGTCGGTCATCAGCGCCGGCAGGTGGTCGTGCGCGGTGCCCAGGGTGGTGGTCGGGGCGGCCCCGCCGCCGACCACGCCGGCCCAGTTGTCGGCGGCCCGCACGGCGCGCTCCAGGAACGGGCCGAGCACGCCCGCCCCGACCGTCGCCGGGCTCTGGGCGAGCTGCTCGCGCAGCTTGTTGAGCTCCACCCGGGCCCGCCAGGCCGCCGCGCCGTCGCCGCCGCGCTGGGCCAGCAGCATGTCCAGCGCCGCCTGGCCGGCCAGGCCGTAGTCGCGCAGCGGGGCCAGCCAGGCGCCGGCCTCGGCGGCCAGCGGGGCGGTGGCCGGGGTGGCGCTCAGGGTCTGCTGGGCGCCCGCCATCGCGGCGAAGGACTCCCGCAGCGGGGCCGCCGCCTCTATCAGCCGGGCGAGGTCGGGCGCCGCGCCGGCGTTCGGCTCGGCGGTCGCCCAGAACCGCTCCAGCAGCGGGTTGAGGTAGCCGGACTCCTCCTTGGACAGCGGCGAGGAGGAGCTGTTGCCGGCCAGCGCGGTGACGGAGGCCAGGACCGCCCCGGCCGGGGCGGCGGTGGCGCCGGCCGGGCCCGCCAGCGAGCGCAGCGCGGCCTGCCAGGAGTCCTCCGGCTTGTACCCGCCCGGGTTCCAGGCGAAGTCCCCGGCGGTCGCCAGGGCGATCCGCGAGGCCACCGGCTGCTCCATCGCACCGGTCAGCATGACGGCCGACCGGGTGGCGACCTCGGCGTCCCGGCCGGTGTAGGCGCCGAGGAAGAGCCGGTCCGGGTTGGCGTCGTTCACCGGGTAGTTGTCCATGGTGACCAGCGGGTGCCCGTACAGCTCGGCGGTCTCGGCGGCCTGAGCGCCCGTGATCTTCTCCGGGATCACCCCGACACCGCTCCAGGCCACCTGCACGCCCGCCGGCAGCGCCGCCGCCAGCGCCTTGCGGTACGGCGTGGAGCCCTGCTGGTGGTACTCGGTCGGCACCACGGACAGCGGCGCCAGCCCCGGGTGCTTCGCGATCAGCCGGTCCTGCACCTTGGCCGCCAGCTCGGCCTGCGCCTTGGCGGCGGCGGCCGGACCGGTGCCGTACTTGGAGCGGTCGTCGCCGCAGTGCCACTCGTCGTAGGAGACGTCCAGGAACTGCAGCTGGAAGGCGGTGAAGCCGAGCGCCCGCAGCCCGTCCAGCTTGGCGACCAGCGCGTCCGCGTCCTTGGCCGAGCTGTAGCAGAACGACTGCCCCGGGTCGATCGCGTAGCCGGCCGTCACGTGGTTCGCCCCGGCCCGGGCGGTCAGCGCCTTGAGGTCCTCGGCCCGGGCCGCCGGGTAGGCGTCGCGCCAGCGGGAGAGCCGGTACGGGTCGTCACCGGGGGCGTAGAGGTAGAAGTTCTGCTTGGAGCGGCCCAGGAAGTCCAGCTGGTCGAGGCGCTGCTGCTGGCTCCACGGGGTGCCGTAGAACGCCTCCGCGGTACCGCGCACCGGTGCGCCGGACGGCCAGTCGCGCAGCGTGATCCCGGGCAGCCCGAGACCGGCCGCGCCCGGCGCCTGCCCCTGTCCGGCCGGTACGGCGGCCAGCAGCTGGCGCATGCTCTGCGCCGCGTAGAAGGTGCCCGCCTGGTCGGCCCCGGCCAGCACCACCACGCCGTACGTCCCGCCGCCCGGGGCCGGCAGCTGGCCTGCCGAGAGCACGTACCCGCCGGCCGGCATCCCCGCCGTGGAGGGCGCACCGCCGTCCTTGCCGCCGGCCGCCGCGGTCAGTTCGCGCAGCGCCCGGTCGACCTCGCCGCCGGCCTCCTCGGCCGGTCCGCCGACGTAGACCACCAGCGATCCGGCGGCCGGCGTCCCGGCCTCCGCCTGCGGCGTCACCGTGGTGGCCCCGGCCACGCCCAGCACCTCGCGCACGGTGTCCACCGCGCCGTGGTCCGCCTTCGCCGAGGTCACCAGCGTCACCGCGGCGGGCACCGTGACCGGCCTGCCGGCCACGCTCTGCTCCTGCGGCCGCGGGAAGACCTGAGGGTTGCTCACACTGCCCAGCGGCGTCTGCGCCGCGGTGCTCACCACGTCCGGCCCGGGGCTGTAGGCGTACGCGGCCGGGCCGCTCACCAGCAGCCCGCCGACCACGGCCGCGGCCGAGAGCGTCGCCGCCACCTGCAGCGTCCGGCGCCGGCTCGGCGTCCAGGCCCGGGCCCGCTCGGCCCGCACTGACGCCAGCAGCGGCTCCGTGCCCTTGAGATCCGCGATCAGCCGGTCCGCCGTCCGGGGCGCCAGCTGACGGCACGTCCGCGCCGTCGCCCGCCGCGCCGCCAGCGCCGCCGGGTGCTGCAACACGTCCCGCAGCGCCGGACTCTGCTCCAGCTGCTGCCTCAACCGCCGCCCCGCGGCGACGGACACTCGGGCTTGCACAGGAGCCTCCTCGCCAGGCATCGACCACAACGCGCCAAAGCCCACCAGTTGGCCATGCCGGTGTCAACGTCACCGACGGGTATGCCAAGTTTGTCCTTTTTGTACTTTCATCACCCTCCTTCGCGGAACCCCGGCCCGCGTGCCGTCGCGGGCGCCCCCGCCGGCCGTCCGAGCCCGCCGCGCGGGCCCGGATGACGCACCGTCGGCGGGCGTCCCCGGCCCGGCCCGTGTGTCGCACCGGGTGACCGGGGTGTCACGCGGGTAGGACTGTGGCTGTTCTGACCGGGCGTTGCCGAGACATCGCAGGAGCCGCGAGTGGCCGCTTATCTCGACCGTGACGGAGCCGACGGCCTGGAGGTGCCCGCGCAGGACGCGCCGCCGCCTCCCGCCGAGCTGGTCGCGCTGGCGCAGGCGTACGGGGTGGACACGGCCCTCCAGCCGTCGGCGCGGACCCTGGTGGCGGTGCTGGCCGCGCTGGGCGTGGAGGCGGGCACGCCGGAGGCGGCCCGGGTGGCGCTGGAGCGCCACCGGGCCGGGCAGCGGGCCCGGCTGCTGCCGCCCTGCGTGGTGGTGCGGGCGGGGCGGCGGACGGCGCTGGACGTGCCGGCGGACGCCCGGCTCAGCGTCGAGCTGGAGGACGGCGGCGTCTGGGAGCTGCCGCGCGGGCACTCGCACTGGCTGCCCGCCGACCTGCCGCTCGGGCGGCACCGGCTCAGCGCGGTGACCGACGGCACGCGCCAGGACGCCCATCTGATCGTCGCCCCGGAGCGGCTGCCGCAACTCCCCGGCCGCGGCTGGGGCTTCCTCGCGCAGCTCTACTCCGTGCTCTCCGACCGCTCCTGGGGCATGGGCGACCTCGCCGACCTCGCCGAACTCACCCAGTGGGCCGGGAGCCTCGGCGCGGGCTTCGTGCAGATCAACCCGCTGCACGCGGGGCTGCCGGGCACGCCCTCCGACCCGTCCCCCTACCGGCCCTCCTCGCGCCGCTTCGCCGACCCCGTCCACCTGCGGGTCGAGGCGGTACCCGGGTACGCGTACCTGACGGGCGAGCTGCGGGCCGAGGCCGAGGAGCTGGGCCGGCGCGCCGCCCGGCTGCGCGCCGAGGTGCTGGGCCACGACGGACTGATCGACCGGGACGCCGTCTGGGCGCTCAAGCGCCGCGCCCTGGAGCTGCTGCACGAGGTGGAGCCCGGCACGGGCGCCCGGGCCGCCTACGAGGCCTACCGGCGGCGGGAGGGCGAGTGGCTGGAGCGGTACGCGCTCTGGAACGCCCTCGCCGAGGTGCACGGCGCCGACTGGCACGCCTGGCCGAAGGGGCTGCGCCATCCGGACAGCCCGCACGTCGTCCTCGCCGCCGAGGAGCTGGCGGACCGCGTGGAGTTCCACCGCTGGCTCGCCTGGCAGGTCGACCGGCAGCTCGCCGGGGCCCAGCAGGCCGCGCGCACCGCCGGCATGGCCGTCGGACTGATCCACGACCTCGCCGTCGGCGTCCACCCCGACGGCGCCGACGCCTGGGCGCTCCAGGACGCGCTGGGCGGCGGCATCTCGGTCGGCGCCCCGCCGGACGCCTTCAACGCCCACGGCCAGGACTGGGGCCTGCCGCCCTGGCGTCCGGACGCCCTGGCCGCCTCCGGCTACGCCCCGTACGCGGAGCTGTTGCGCTCGGCGGCCCGGCACGCGGGGGCGATCCGGATCGACCACGTGATGGGCCTGTTCCGGCTCTGGTGGGTGCCGGCCGGCCACCCGCCGACCGAGGGCGCCTACGTCCACTACGACGCCGAGGCGATGCTGGGCGTGCTGGCCCTGGAGGCGCACCGGGCCGGCACGGCGGTGATCGGCGAGGACCTCGGCACCGTGGAGCCGGGCGTCCGCGAGGAGCTGGCGGCGCGCGGCGTCCTGGGCACCTCGGTGCTCTGGTTCGAGCGGGACTGGCAGGCCGAGGGCGAGATCCTGCCCCCGGAGCGCTGGCGGCCGGGCAGCCTGGCCACCCTGACCACCCACGACCTCCCGAGCACCGCGGCCCGGCTGACCGGCGAGCACGTGGAGCTGCGCCACCGGCTCGGCCTGCTCGCCAGGTCGCTCGACGAGGAGCAGGCGCAGGCGGCGGCCGAGCTGGCCGAGTGGCGGGCCGAGCTGACCCGGCTGGGCCTGCTGGCCGAGGGCGAGGAGCTCTCGGCGGCGGCGCTGTACCGCTTCCTGCGGGCCACCCCGGCCGAGCTGGTCGGCCTCTGGCTGCCCGACCTGGTGGGGGACCCGCGCCCGCAGAACCTGCCCGGCACCTGGGACCAGTACCCCAATTGGCGGCTGCCGGTCGCGGACGGCTCCGGCCGCCCGGTGACGCTGGACGAGCTGGCCGCCGCCCCGGCCGCACAGGCCCTGACCGGCGTTCTGCGGGCCGCCGGCGGGCAGGCCCGAAAGGCCGACCCCGCCGAGCGCGGCGACGTAAGCGGCGGGTAAGTTGAGCAGCGTGGACAAGAGGAACGCTTTGCGAGCCGGCGCGGTCACCGCAACGGTCACGCTGATGATGCTGCTGTCGTCGCCCGCCATGGCCCTCTCCCGGGACGACGGCGACGACCCGGGTAGCGGCCTGAGCGTCGCCCAGACCCTCGGCCTGTACGTGCTGCTGCCGATCGTGGCCTTCGTGGTCATCGCCGGCCTCGCCGGGCTGCCGTACGGCAGCAAGGACAAGAAGAAGTAACCGAGGGCTTCCACCCGAGCCTGGTACAACGCCCGAGGGGGCGCCGGACATCGTCCGGCGCCCCCTCGGGCGTCAGTGGGGTCCCGGGGCTCGGCCCCGGGACCCCGACCGGCTCAGTGCCCCGCTGCCCGGGCGCCCGCCGCCCGGTCGGCGGCCTGCGCCTTGATGGCGCGCTCGACCCCGGCGCGCTGCTCGATCACCCGGCGACGCAGCGCCGGCGCCGGCTCGGCCGTGCTCAGCCAGGCGTCGGTGGCGTCCAGCGTGGCCTGCTCGACCTGCAGCGACGGGTACAGCCCCACGATGATCAGCATCGCGATCTCGTGGCTGCGGCTCTCCCAGATGCCCTTGAGCGCCGCGAAGTACTTCGCGCCGTAGGGCGCCAGCAGCTCGCGCTGGTCGGCCTGCTGGAAGCCGGCGATCACCGCGTCCTGGACGTAGTTGGTGAGCTTGTCCGACTCCATCACCGAGGCCCAGGCCGCGGCCTTGGCCTCGGCGGTCGGCACGGCGGCGCGGCAGCTGGCGGCGTGCTCCTGGCCGGCCGCGGTGTTGTCGCGGGCCAGCTCGGCCGCGATGGCGGCCTCGTCGGCGCGGCCGGTGGCTGCCAGCCGGCCGAGCAGCGTCCAGCGCAGCTCGGTGTCCACGGCCAGGCCCTTGATCTCGACCGAGCCGTCCAGCAGCGCGGCGAGCAGGTCCAGCTGCCCCTCGCTGCGGGCGACGGCGGCCAGCGCGCGGGCCCAGGCCAGCTGGTGGTCGCTGCCGGGCTGGGCGGCGCGCAGCTGCTCCTCGGCGGCCTCGGCCCAGCGGGCGAGACCCTGCTCGCTCCACGCCGGGTCGGTGTAGGCGTCGAGGGCGAGCTTGACCTGGCGGTGCACCGACTGGACGACGCCGATGTCGGACTCCCGGCGGAGGCCCGAGACGGCCAGCTCCAGGTAGTCGCGGGCGGCCATCTCGCCGTCGCGGGTCATGTCCCAGGCGGAGGCCCAGCACAGGGCGCGCGGCAGCGAGTCGGTGAAGCCGCCGAGGTGCTCGGTGACGACGGCCAGCGAGTCCTCGTCCAGGCGGACCTTGGCGTAGGAGAGGTCGTCGTCGTTGAGCAGGATGACGGCCGGGCGGTGCCGGCCGACCAGCTCGGGGACCTCGGTGCGCGGACCGTCGACGTCCAGCTCGATCCGGTCGGTGCGCACCAGTGCGCCGTCGGCCAGCTCGTAGAGGCCGATGGCGATCCGGTGCGGGCGCAGGACGGCCTCGCCCTTGGCACCGGCCGGCAGCGCGGGGGCCTCCTGCAGCACGGCGAAGGACTCGATCTCGCCGTCGGTGTTGAGGGTGAGGGCCGGGCGCAGCACGTTGATGCCGGCCGTCTCCAGCCACGCCTTGGACCAGGCCTTGAGGTCGCGCCCGCTGGCCTCCTCCAGTGCGCCGAGCAGGTCGGCCAGGCGGGTGTTGCCCCAGGCGTGCCGCTTGAAGTAGGCCTGCACGCCCTGGAAGAAGGCGTCCTGGCCGACGTACGCCACCAGCTGCTTGAGGACCGAGGCGCCCTTGGCGTAGGTGATGCCGTCGAAGTTGACCTGGACGTCCTCCAGGTCGTTGATGTCGGCCATGATCGGGTGGGTGGACGGCAGCTGGTCCTGCCGGTACGCCCAGGTCTTCATCTGGTTGGCGAAGGTGGTCCAGGAGTGCGGCCACTTCGAACCGGGGGCCTCGGCCTGGCAGACGGCCTCGGCGAAGGTCGCGAACGACTCGTTCAGCCAGAGGTCGTTCCACCACTCCATGGTGACGAGGTCGCCGAACCACATGTGGGCGAGCTCGTGCAGGATGGTCGCGGCCCGCGCCTCGTACGCGGCGTCGGTCACCTTGGAGCGGAACACGTACTGGTCCCGCAGGGTGACGGCGCCCGCGTTCTCCATCGCGCCGGCGTTGAACTCCGGGACGAACAGCTGGTCGTACTTGGCGAACGGGTAGGGGAAGTCGAACTTCTCCTGGAAGTAGTCGAAGCCCTGCTTGGTGACCTCGAAGATCGCCTCGGCGTCCAGGAACTCGCGCAGCGACGGGCGGCAGTACACGCCCAGCGGGACCTTCTGGTCGCCGTTCTCGTAGCTGTCG of the Kitasatospora sp. NBC_01246 genome contains:
- a CDS encoding mechanosensitive ion channel family protein; the protein is MFRSGAAGLLADASTTLSSTPPSPSPSPTAPQLPQFDLRIPTSAQEVSDTTKQAAGWFDSHWQDWLAGGVRIVFIVVLALVLRAVVRKLITQLIARMIKPNEADEEPGRLGGLLANTGVVNPERRQQRSEAIGSVLRSVASFSILGTAALMVLSALGVNLAPLLASAGVAGVAIGFGARNLVTDFLSGVFMIMEDQYGVGDEIDTGVATGTVLEVGLRVTKLRGAGGEIWYIRNGEVKRIANMSQGWSTASVDVQVGYKEDLARVEALIQETAETLAKEAPFDELVWAPVSILGVESVAVDSVVLRVEARTAPGKALSVARALRHRLKTAFDQAGIKVKEEPPAAAGVAAATGAAASGVVLTAASVTPSADTAPPSALADPASPRYLATAPIPAPVKPADDASKAP
- the pepN gene encoding aminopeptidase N encodes the protein MPGTNLTREEARTRADLLHVDAYDIELDLSSAREGGTFRSTTVVRFSANTPGASSFIDLVAPSVEEITLNGERLDNANFSDSRITLPNLAAENELRIVADCAYTNTGEGLHRFVDPVDDETYLYTQFEVPDARRVFATFEQPDLKATFAFTVTAPTGWVVVSNSPTPTPVGEGDSQVWTFEPTGRISSYITALVAGPYVGVFDSYENGDQKVPLGVYCRPSLREFLDAEAIFEVTKQGFDYFQEKFDFPYPFAKYDQLFVPEFNAGAMENAGAVTLRDQYVFRSKVTDAAYEARAATILHELAHMWFGDLVTMEWWNDLWLNESFATFAEAVCQAEAPGSKWPHSWTTFANQMKTWAYRQDQLPSTHPIMADINDLEDVQVNFDGITYAKGASVLKQLVAYVGQDAFFQGVQAYFKRHAWGNTRLADLLGALEEASGRDLKAWSKAWLETAGINVLRPALTLNTDGEIESFAVLQEAPALPAGAKGEAVLRPHRIAIGLYELADGALVRTDRIELDVDGPRTEVPELVGRHRPAVILLNDDDLSYAKVRLDEDSLAVVTEHLGGFTDSLPRALCWASAWDMTRDGEMAARDYLELAVSGLRRESDIGVVQSVHRQVKLALDAYTDPAWSEQGLARWAEAAEEQLRAAQPGSDHQLAWARALAAVARSEGQLDLLAALLDGSVEIKGLAVDTELRWTLLGRLAATGRADEAAIAAELARDNTAAGQEHAASCRAAVPTAEAKAAAWASVMESDKLTNYVQDAVIAGFQQADQRELLAPYGAKYFAALKGIWESRSHEIAMLIIVGLYPSLQVEQATLDATDAWLSTAEPAPALRRRVIEQRAGVERAIKAQAADRAAGARAAGH
- the malQ gene encoding 4-alpha-glucanotransferase, which encodes MPAQDAPPPPAELVALAQAYGVDTALQPSARTLVAVLAALGVEAGTPEAARVALERHRAGQRARLLPPCVVVRAGRRTALDVPADARLSVELEDGGVWELPRGHSHWLPADLPLGRHRLSAVTDGTRQDAHLIVAPERLPQLPGRGWGFLAQLYSVLSDRSWGMGDLADLAELTQWAGSLGAGFVQINPLHAGLPGTPSDPSPYRPSSRRFADPVHLRVEAVPGYAYLTGELRAEAEELGRRAARLRAEVLGHDGLIDRDAVWALKRRALELLHEVEPGTGARAAYEAYRRREGEWLERYALWNALAEVHGADWHAWPKGLRHPDSPHVVLAAEELADRVEFHRWLAWQVDRQLAGAQQAARTAGMAVGLIHDLAVGVHPDGADAWALQDALGGGISVGAPPDAFNAHGQDWGLPPWRPDALAASGYAPYAELLRSAARHAGAIRIDHVMGLFRLWWVPAGHPPTEGAYVHYDAEAMLGVLALEAHRAGTAVIGEDLGTVEPGVREELAARGVLGTSVLWFERDWQAEGEILPPERWRPGSLATLTTHDLPSTAARLTGEHVELRHRLGLLARSLDEEQAQAAAELAEWRAELTRLGLLAEGEELSAAALYRFLRATPAELVGLWLPDLVGDPRPQNLPGTWDQYPNWRLPVADGSGRPVTLDELAAAPAAQALTGVLRAAGGQARKADPAERGDVSGG
- a CDS encoding beta-N-acetylglucosaminidase domain-containing protein, with product MQARVSVAAGRRLRQQLEQSPALRDVLQHPAALAARRATARTCRQLAPRTADRLIADLKGTEPLLASVRAERARAWTPSRRRTLQVAATLSAAAVVGGLLVSGPAAYAYSPGPDVVSTAAQTPLGSVSNPQVFPRPQEQSVAGRPVTVPAAVTLVTSAKADHGAVDTVREVLGVAGATTVTPQAEAGTPAAGSLVVYVGGPAEEAGGEVDRALRELTAAAGGKDGGAPSTAGMPAGGYVLSAGQLPAPGGGTYGVVVLAGADQAGTFYAAQSMRQLLAAVPAGQGQAPGAAGLGLPGITLRDWPSGAPVRGTAEAFYGTPWSQQQRLDQLDFLGRSKQNFYLYAPGDDPYRLSRWRDAYPAARAEDLKALTARAGANHVTAGYAIDPGQSFCYSSAKDADALVAKLDGLRALGFTAFQLQFLDVSYDEWHCGDDRSKYGTGPAAAAKAQAELAAKVQDRLIAKHPGLAPLSVVPTEYHQQGSTPYRKALAAALPAGVQVAWSGVGVIPEKITGAQAAETAELYGHPLVTMDNYPVNDANPDRLFLGAYTGRDAEVATRSAVMLTGAMEQPVASRIALATAGDFAWNPGGYKPEDSWQAALRSLAGPAGATAAPAGAVLASVTALAGNSSSSPLSKEESGYLNPLLERFWATAEPNAGAAPDLARLIEAAAPLRESFAAMAGAQQTLSATPATAPLAAEAGAWLAPLRDYGLAGQAALDMLLAQRGGDGAAAWRARVELNKLREQLAQSPATVGAGVLGPFLERAVRAADNWAGVVGGGAAPTTTLGTAHDHLPALMTDGVADTFYWSSAPPQPGDSVGLDLGGGRPVGSVTVLMGSWGSGPDGQNALDDYIHDGVLEYSTGEGGWKQLAQVRNQKSVTAQLPGGAVVRGVRLRATAAQKTAVAVREFTVTAPDEAPASVTGGPAALPGASAGAVLDGNPDTAYRAATAPTAADEPLTVELGAARPLDRLTVLTDPTVRASATVSVRRADGSWAEIGTVQPGYNELPAGGQSADAFRLAWKPGGEPPVVNQVIPWYADAPAARLSLADAALDVVTGAAAPVQARAMIEAGRPEGAVGELRTEVPAVAKGLTVAPASGVSVPRGGRVGVPLLISAAPGTPSGTYQVPVQFVTGSTTVRQVLQVHVVPPTGGPDLAGTAKAASSADETSAFPASAVADGDPKSRWSSPAKDDAWVQLELPKAAHLGSAVLHWQAAYASSYKIQASADGVSWTTVATVDDGKGGNETVRFDAPDAKFLRVQGVARATKYGYSLWGVELYAVTDPATAGQPATTPGTPAVPATPAVPAAPPATTAPVTPSGSPSQKP
- a CDS encoding HNH endonuclease, with amino-acid sequence MPHVLVLNASYEPLGVVSMRRALILVLNHKAVSLEDSGVTLHSATSALPAPSVVRLTRFVRVPFCGPVPLTRRALFARDHGRCVYCGAAATSVDHVIPRSRGGQHRWDNVVAACRRCNHTKADRHLTELGWRMKRPPAPPSGLAWRIIGTGIKDPRWRPYLEPYGGGDQLHAPQWAEYEHHDHTEAAHALPLTRAHGAHAAPVRRGEQAEPLSA